Proteins from a single region of Theobroma cacao cultivar B97-61/B2 chromosome 10, Criollo_cocoa_genome_V2, whole genome shotgun sequence:
- the LOC18587547 gene encoding aminoacyl tRNA synthase complex-interacting multifunctional protein 1, whose protein sequence is MGMATTMGLRGLSLSGCSLPLLRSLKAKPPTSSYPTARAFAATTGTTSTLKALLSPYNPIILRGCPSFCVAPNANAAATAPSESNGDDPTDNIKDAANLLDLRVGRIIKAWRHEEADSLYVEEVDVGEPEPRIICSGLVNYIPLHLLEYAKVVVFANLKPRNMRGVKSCGMLMAASDASHQNFELLVPPEASVPGERIWFGTEHDKDNLPDPATPNQVQKKKIWELVQPHLKTDASCTAMLGEHLMQTSTGVVVCKSLKNANIS, encoded by the exons ATGGGAATGGCGACGACGATGGGTCTGAGGGGCTTATCTTTATCTGGCTGCTCGCTTCCCCTTCTCCGCAGTTTGAAGGCTAAGCCACCCACCTCCTCATATCCAACAGCAAGAGCTTTCGCTGCTACCACCGGTACAACTAGCACCCTGAAAGCTCTCCTTTCGCCTTATAATCCTATCATTCTCAGAGGTTGTCCCTCATTTTGTGTGGCTCCCAACGCTAACGCGGCGGCCACAGCTCCTTCGGAGTCCAATGGTGATGACCCCACGGACAACATCAAGGATGCAGCCAACCTGCTCGACTTAAGGGTTGGCCGAATCATCAAAGCCTGGAGGCATGAGGAGGCCGATTCTCTTTACGTGGAAGAGGTGGATGTAGGCGAGCCTGAGCCCAGAATCATCTGCAGCGGCCTTGTTAACTACATCCCTCTCCACCTCCTCGAGTACGCAAAAGTAGTTGTTTTTGCTAATCTAAAGCCAAGGAATATGCGGGGTGTCAAGTCTTGTGGAATGCTCATGGCTGCTTCTGATGCGTCCCATCAGAATTTTGAGCTTCTTGTGCCCCCCGAAGCTTCAGTTCCTGGCGAGAGAATATGGTTTGGCACTGAACACGATAAAGATAACCTACCTGATCCTGCCACACCCAACCAG gttcaaaagaaaaagatttgggAATTGGTGCAGCCTCATCTTAAGACAGATGCTTCATGTACTGCAATGCTTGGGGAGCACTTGATGCAGACATCTACAGGTGTAGTGGTCTGCAAATCTCTGAAGAATGCAAATATATCCTGA
- the LOC108663560 gene encoding protein PLANT CADMIUM RESISTANCE 10, with protein sequence MKGRSAYVPPPYIPLGQSDQELPPPAGDGPASPPQSQSQSQSQPLQWSSGICACCDDMQSCCIGLFFPCFLFGKNAQFMGSGTLVGSCITHFILWAFANTLCCMLTQGLFLGLPGCFLSCYACGYRRALRARYNLQEAPCGDLATHFFCHLCAICQEYREIRERAGDCEPPDLKLAVVTAPAVQTMESSGL encoded by the exons ATGAAAGGCCGAAGCGCTTATGTTCCACCTCCTTACATACCCTTGGGACAATCGGACCAAGAGCTTCCTCCTCCTGCTGGGGATGGACCTGCTTCGCCGCCGCAGTCGCAATCGCAATCGCAATCTCAGCCTCTTCAGTGGTCTTCCGGAATCTGTGCTTGTTGCGATGACATGCAGAGCT GTTGTATAGGTCTTTTCTTTCCCTGCTTTTTGTTCGGAAAGAATGCACAATTTATGGGTTCCGGTACTTTAGTAGGATCCTGCATCACCCATTTCATTCTTTGGGCTTTTGCCAACACTCTCTGCTGCATGTTAACTCAAGGCCTTTTCTTGGGCTTACCTGGATGCTTTCTCTCTTGTTATGCTTGTGGCTACCGGAGGGCGCTTCGGGCGAGATACAATTTGCAG GAAGCACCTTGTGGGGACTTGGCTACTCACTTTTTCTGCCATCTATGCGCCATTTGTCAAGAGTATAGGGAGATTCGTGAGAGGGCAGGGGATTGTGAACCCCCTGATCTTAAGCTGGCTGTGGTCACTGCACCAGCTGTCCAGACAATGGAATCATCAGGtctttag
- the LOC18587546 gene encoding protein transport protein SEC23 has protein sequence MAEFMELEGQDGVRMAWNVVPGTKQEASNCVVPVSAIYTPIKPFPNMPVLPYAPLRCRNCRSVLNPFSIVDFAAKIWICPFCFQRNHFPPHYASISDENLPAELFPQYTTIEYQSPGEASSLPPVFMFVLDTSIIEEEMAFLKSSLSQAIGLLPDNSLVGLITFGTLVHVHELGFGAIPKTYVFKGSKDVSKDQLLEQMSFFLNKPKPTTGVIAGARDGLSSESIARFLLPASECEFALNSVLEELQKDPWPIPADQRATRCTSTALSVAASLLGACVPGSGARIMAFIGGPSTEGPGAIVSKNLSEPIRSHKDLDKDSAPHYHKAVKFYEALAKQLVHQGHVLDLFACALDQVGVAELKVAVERTGGLVVLAESFGHSVFKDSLRRVFQSEDKDLGISSNGIFEINCSKDIKVQGILGPCASLEKKGPLCSDTIVGQGSTSAWKMCGLDQATSLCLIFEIVKKDIPDSTVQSSGNQFYFQFLTYYQHSTGEMRLRVTTLSRRWVAGPGSIQDLIAGFDQEAAAVVMARFVSFKMEIEAEFDPIRWLDKALIHICSRFGDYQKDSPSSFSLSPRFSIFPQFMFHLRRSQFVQVFNNSPDETAYFRMILNRENVANSVVMIQPSLISYSFQSAPEPALLDVAAIAADRILLLDSYFTIVIFHGSTIAQWRKAGYHNQPEHQAFAQLLQAPRGDADAIIKERFPVPRLVICDQHGSQARFLLAKLNPSATYNSDGHHPGGDIIFTDDVSFEVFLDHLQRLAVQ, from the exons ATGGCAGAATTCATGGAGCTGGAAGGGCAGGACGGGGTTCGGATGGCATGGAATGTGGTGCCAGGGACAAAGCAAGAGGCAAGCAACTGTGTGGTGCCAGTGTCAGCCATCTACACCCCGATCAAACCATTTCCCAACATGCCGGTCCTACCCTATGCTCCTCTCCGCTGCCGCAACTGCCGCTCTGTACTCAACCCCTTCTCCATCGTGGATTTCGCTGCCAAGATTTGGATCTGCCCCTTCTGCTTCCAGCGCAATCACTTCCCTCCCCACTACGCCTCCATCTCAGATGAAAACCTCCCTGCTGAGCTCTTCCCTCAGTACACAACCATTGAGTACCAATCCCCCGGGGAAGCCTCCTCCCTTCCTCCTGTCTTCATGTTTGTGCTCGACACCTCCATCATCGAAGAGGAAATGGCATTCCTCAAGTCATCCTTGTCACAGGCCATCGGCCTCTTGCCGGACAACTCTCTTGTTGGCTTGATCACTTTTGGCACCCTCGTTCATGTGCATGAGCTTGGCTTTGGAGCCATTCCTAAAACCTATGTCTTCAAGGGCTCAAAGGATGTCTCCAAAGACCAGCTTCTTGAGCAGATGAGCTTTTTCCTGAATAAGCCCAAGCCCACCACTGGCGTGATTGCTGGTGCCAGGGACGGCTTGTCTTCCGAGAGCATTGCACGATTCCTTCTGCCTGCTTCTGAGTGCGAGTTTGCCCTCAATTCG GTCTTGGAGGAGCTCCAAAAAGATCCTTGGCCCATTCCAGCTGATCAACGGGCCACCAGGTGCACCAGCACTGCCTTGAGTGTGGCTGCCAGTTTGTTGGGTGCCTGCGTCCCCGGTTCTGGAGCTCGGATCATGGCATTTATTGGTGGCCCCTCAACTGAAGGTCCCGGTGCT ATTGTCTCAAAGAATCTATCTGAACCAATACGTTCTCACAAGGATCTGGATAAAGATTCTGCTCCCCATTATCACAAAGCTGTTAAGTTCTATGAAGCACTTGCTAAGCAGCTTGTGCACCAAGGACATGTGCTCGATCTCTTTGCTTGTGCCCTCGACCAG GTTGGTGTTGCTGAACTTAAAGTTGCTGTTGAGAGAACCGGGGGACTTGTTGTGCTTGCAGAAAGTTTTGGCCATTCAGTATTTAAGGACTCTCTTAGGCGTGTTTTCCAGTCAGAGGACAAGGATCTTGGAATATCTTCAAA TGGTATATTTGAGATAAACTGTTCAAAGGACATCAAAGTTCAGGGTATTCTTGGGCCCTGCGCATCTCTTGAAAAG AAAGGTCCTTTGTGCTCTGACACCATTGTCGGGCAGGGGAGCACCAGTGCATGGAAAATGTGTGGCCTTGATCAAGCTACATCTTTATgtttaatatttgaaattgttaaaaagGACATTCCTGATTCTACTGTTCAGTCCTCGGGCAATCAATTCTATTTCCAATTTCTAACATA TTACCAGCATAGCACTGGCGAAATGAGACTTCGTGTTACAACTCTTTCAAGAAGATGGGTTGCTGGACCTGGAAGCATACAG GACTTGATTGCTGGATTTGACCAAGAAGCAGCTGCTGTAGTAATGGCACGCTTTGTGTCTTTCAAAATGGAAATTGAG GCTGAATTTGACCCTATAAGATGGTTGGATAAAGCGTTGATACATATATGTTCTCGGTTTGGGGATTACCAAAAGGATAGCCCATCTTCTTTCAGTCTGTCTCCAAGGTTTTCAATATTTCCTCAGTTCATGTTTCATTTACGACGTTCACAGTTTGTCCAG GTCTTCAATAACAGCCCTGATGAGACGGCATACTTTAGAATGATCCTGAATCGGGAAAATGTTGCCAATTCAGTTGTGATGATTCAACCTTCACTGATTTCCTACTCATTTCAGTCGGCTCCAGAACCAGCATTGCTTGATGTGGCTGCCATTGCAGCTGACAGGATCCTTCTTTTGGACTCTTATTTCactattgttatttttcatGGCTCAACTATCGCTCAGTGGCGAAAAGCTGGATACCACAATCAACCTGAGCATCAG GCTTTTGCTCAGTTGCTGCAAGCTCCTCGTGGTGATGCAGATGCAATAATCAAGGAAAGGTTTCCAGTTCCTCGACTAGTCATTTGTGACCAGCATGGCTCACAG GCTCGTTTTCTTCTGGCAAAGTTGAATCCTTCTGCGACATATAACTCGGATGGTCATCATCCGGGTGGAGACATAATCTTTACGGACGATGTCAGCTTTGAGGTGTTCTTGGATCATCTCCAGAGATTAGCAGTTCAGTAA